One part of the Acetoanaerobium sticklandii genome encodes these proteins:
- the aroB gene encoding 3-dehydroquinate synthase, whose amino-acid sequence MTKIINVKTSKDSYPIYIEHGLKTNWASYIKQLLRGEKVAIITDSNVGPLYANELKASLENLNIKSCIFIISAGEKSKSISNYENLATKLIEDNITRSDLIIALGGGVVGDLAGFVASTLLRGIDFIQIPTSLLAQIDSSVGGKVAVNLPIGKNLLGSFYHPKAVLIDPEVLQTLDKRVLSDGMAEVIKYACIKGESFFEFLEEYDLDSISGQFDKLISTCCQIKADIVERDEKENNDRMLLNFGHTFGHVIESNFNYEVYTHGEAVGLGMLYIANLGERLGLTKLGTSDKIKTLMLKYNLPIDYPKMDIEAVKAIIAHDKKSIGEKINTIFIRKIGDSFIYPEYIDALIEK is encoded by the coding sequence ATGACAAAAATCATCAATGTTAAAACTAGCAAGGATTCTTACCCTATATATATAGAACATGGCTTGAAGACAAATTGGGCATCATATATAAAACAGCTCTTAAGAGGAGAAAAAGTTGCGATTATTACAGATAGCAATGTAGGACCTTTATATGCAAATGAATTAAAAGCTTCGTTAGAAAATCTAAATATAAAGAGTTGTATTTTTATTATTTCTGCAGGAGAAAAAAGTAAATCTATCTCAAATTATGAAAATTTAGCAACTAAACTTATAGAAGATAATATAACTAGAAGTGATTTGATCATAGCTCTTGGTGGAGGCGTAGTAGGAGATTTAGCAGGCTTTGTTGCCTCTACTTTATTAAGAGGAATAGATTTTATACAGATTCCGACATCTTTACTTGCTCAAATCGACAGCAGTGTAGGTGGAAAGGTAGCAGTTAATCTTCCTATAGGAAAGAATCTTCTAGGAAGCTTTTATCACCCAAAAGCTGTACTTATTGACCCTGAAGTTTTGCAGACTTTGGATAAGAGAGTCTTATCTGATGGTATGGCAGAGGTAATAAAATATGCTTGTATAAAGGGCGAAAGCTTTTTTGAGTTTTTAGAAGAGTATGATTTGGATTCTATAAGTGGGCAATTTGACAAGCTGATTTCTACATGCTGCCAAATAAAAGCTGATATCGTAGAAAGAGATGAAAAGGAAAATAATGATAGAATGCTACTTAATTTTGGGCATACCTTTGGACATGTTATTGAAAGTAATTTTAATTATGAAGTTTATACTCACGGAGAAGCTGTGGGACTGGGAATGCTTTATATAGCAAACTTAGGAGAAAGGCTAGGACTTACCAAGCTAGGCACTAGTGATAAAATTAAGACTCTAATGCTAAAATATAATCTTCCTATAGACTATCCTAAAATGGATATAGAGGCTGTGAAAGCAATAATTGCTCATGACAAAAAGTCGATAGGGGAAAAAATCAATACTATTTTTATAAGAAAAATAGGAGATTCGTTTATATACCCGGAATATATAGATGCTTTAATAGAAAAATAA
- a CDS encoding TcaA NTF2-like domain-containing protein, which produces MKIKLFTGMLIFSLFLSNFGIISYADSYTATKIFYQPKMHNQNHNKFLNQHKKTQVEKLIHSYQNNFVSAINSGDFSLVSSDILPGSKICTVQKSTVKSYSERGIKERLISYKINSMSEFDNGDFRVVVNEKFYIQKGNQPLEYKEFENIYRVAKTNKGYKMSQILSVKILDSKTIKS; this is translated from the coding sequence ATGAAGATAAAATTATTCACTGGAATGCTTATTTTTTCACTTTTTTTATCTAATTTTGGAATAATATCATATGCAGATTCATATACAGCAACAAAGATTTTTTATCAGCCGAAGATGCACAACCAAAATCATAATAAATTTTTAAACCAACACAAGAAAACTCAAGTAGAAAAACTAATACATAGCTATCAGAATAATTTTGTGAGCGCAATAAATTCAGGAGATTTTTCGCTGGTATCATCGGATATTCTTCCAGGCAGCAAGATATGTACAGTTCAGAAATCAACTGTAAAGTCATACTCAGAAAGAGGAATAAAGGAACGTCTTATATCATATAAAATAAACTCCATGAGTGAATTTGACAACGGAGATTTTAGAGTGGTAGTAAATGAAAAATTTTATATCCAAAAAGGTAATCAGCCACTGGAATATAAGGAATTTGAAAATATATACAGAGTAGCTAAGACAAATAAAGGCTATAAGATGTCTCAGATATTGTCAGTAAAAATACTAGACAGCAAAACAATAAAAAGCTGA
- a CDS encoding response regulator, with product MNIIIADDSSFVRTIINKIISAEFPDAQIKLCTNGNEAFDAYMDINPDWLITDLLMPEMSGQQLLSALNAQGKKGKYIVVSADVQKGTKEEVEGYGIVTFINKPLTPDKLQQLINLIRGE from the coding sequence ATGAACATAATAATTGCTGATGATTCTAGTTTTGTAAGAACTATAATAAACAAAATAATTTCAGCTGAGTTTCCAGATGCTCAAATAAAGCTGTGTACAAATGGTAATGAAGCTTTCGATGCTTATATGGATATTAATCCTGATTGGCTAATTACAGATCTCTTAATGCCAGAGATGTCTGGTCAACAACTTTTAAGTGCTCTTAATGCTCAGGGTAAAAAAGGAAAGTATATAGTAGTTTCAGCAGATGTTCAAAAAGGTACTAAAGAAGAAGTGGAAGGATATGGAATTGTTACATTTATTAATAAACCACTGACTCCCGATAAGCTTCAACAGCTTATTAATTTGATTAGAGGTGAATAA
- a CDS encoding chemotaxis protein CheC codes for MINELQKDLLKEYINVFIGQAANMLSEMANQRVLLSVPEVEIVNMAEDEVLSSELFSHGHIVSSSMKFGNDFSGRAMLIFPAKKAKLLVDACMGMESEKIQDEEFHLIDTDFDVLKEISNVILNSVIGEFSNLLDTTVEFSIPDVELLFVSENEQKMYLKHDIYMLMLYTSFQLAEAEVEGVVIVALGMNSLNKLIDKINEILGEM; via the coding sequence ATGATTAATGAACTTCAAAAAGACTTACTTAAAGAATATATAAATGTTTTCATAGGTCAAGCCGCTAATATGCTTTCTGAAATGGCAAACCAAAGAGTTCTGCTTTCAGTTCCTGAGGTTGAAATAGTGAATATGGCTGAAGATGAAGTTTTATCTAGCGAGCTCTTTTCCCATGGTCATATAGTTTCTTCTTCTATGAAGTTTGGCAATGATTTCTCAGGAAGGGCTATGCTTATCTTCCCTGCAAAAAAGGCCAAACTACTAGTGGATGCCTGTATGGGTATGGAATCCGAAAAAATACAAGATGAAGAGTTTCATCTTATAGATACAGATTTTGACGTATTAAAAGAAATAAGCAATGTAATTTTAAACTCAGTAATTGGAGAGTTTAGCAATCTACTAGACACTACTGTTGAATTTTCTATCCCAGATGTCGAACTACTTTTTGTTTCAGAAAACGAACAGAAAATGTATTTAAAACATGACATTTATATGCTTATGTTATACACAAGCTTCCAGTTAGCTGAAGCAGAGGTAGAAGGAGTTGTTATAGTAGCTTTAGGAATGAATTCTTTAAATAAACTAATAGATAAAATTAATGAGATTCTAGGTGAGATGTAA
- a CDS encoding GGDEF domain-containing protein, whose product MSKKTELSADSVLSMPIEDLSSKFASSRYGSILDTIFETGQSRFLSGAVHGTFFQNAEFQSDYEIKQNIQIEKVDEHTLLLQVEDLSGHYMKVKQMKKFIEHLEKENDEIKQLEEKSRKIAMHDTLTELPNRLSFLNSLELKLNELKNSKSEKILAVFFIDLDDLKKINDTYGHKIGDEILKEFADRVSLLMKSDDSECFIARLAGDEFVLFSESDSGIEKFANQANLLLEKIHPSFNIKKHIPLKIRASIGISIFPQDAITVDELIDKADKALYRVKTSGKNGYEFYKPL is encoded by the coding sequence ATGAGTAAAAAGACTGAACTCTCTGCAGACAGCGTACTTAGCATGCCAATAGAAGACCTTTCTTCAAAATTCGCTTCTTCTAGATATGGCAGTATATTAGATACTATATTCGAAACGGGTCAGTCGCGATTTTTATCTGGTGCGGTTCATGGAACATTTTTTCAAAATGCAGAATTTCAATCAGATTATGAAATAAAGCAGAACATACAAATAGAAAAAGTAGACGAGCATACTCTTCTCCTTCAGGTTGAGGATTTAAGCGGGCATTATATGAAAGTAAAGCAGATGAAGAAATTCATCGAACATTTGGAAAAAGAAAACGACGAGATTAAACAACTCGAAGAAAAATCCAGAAAGATTGCCATGCATGACACTCTTACTGAATTACCAAATCGCTTAAGCTTCCTTAACAGCCTCGAGCTTAAACTAAACGAGCTTAAAAATAGTAAGTCTGAAAAAATTCTTGCAGTGTTTTTCATAGATTTGGACGACCTTAAGAAAATTAACGATACCTACGGTCACAAAATAGGTGATGAAATATTAAAGGAATTCGCTGATAGAGTATCTTTATTGATGAAAAGTGATGACTCTGAATGCTTTATAGCTAGATTGGCTGGTGATGAGTTTGTTCTTTTTAGCGAGTCAGATTCTGGAATAGAAAAGTTTGCAAATCAAGCAAATCTATTATTAGAAAAAATTCATCCCTCATTTAATATAAAAAAACATATACCGCTTAAAATCAGAGCTTCTATAGGAATTAGTATTTTCCCTCAAGACGCTATAACTGTTGACGAATTAATCGATAAAGCCGATAAAGCTCTCTACAGAGTAAAAACTTCTGGAAAAAATGGATATGAATTTTACAAACCATTATAA
- the nhaC gene encoding Na+/H+ antiporter NhaC, with protein MKEGKVKRDATLIEAIIPIVALILVLAPTIFIYGESPHIPIVVGAIIAASVAIIRLGYSWSDLEEGVLKTINMGMQAILILMIIGMLIGSWILSGVVPTMIYYGLQILSPGIFLVATAIICAVVSLATGSSWTTAGTVGIALLGVGQGMGIPAPIVAGAIISGAYFGDKMSPLSDTTNLAPAMAGSTLFDHIRHMAFTTGPSLLIALVLYGIIGAGYAGKELDTVQIQEILTTLSSSFNLNVLLLIPPILVIAMVIFRVPAIPGLIGGVLLGCIFAVLFQGADFSTILSVTNDGFVSETGVVLIDELLSGGGMQSMMWTVSLILCALTFGGILETTGMLNAIAQSILKLAVNTGLLVTATVLSCFTVNLITGEQYLSIVIPGRMFKDAYADRGLAPVNLSRALEDSGTITSPLIPWNTCGAFMTATLGISPLAYAPYAFLNLINPFISIFYGFTGITMIKMTEEEKAAYEASKIHA; from the coding sequence ATGAAAGAAGGCAAGGTAAAAAGAGATGCCACATTAATTGAAGCAATTATTCCTATTGTCGCACTTATTTTAGTTCTGGCACCGACTATTTTTATTTACGGTGAATCTCCACATATTCCTATAGTAGTTGGAGCTATAATTGCTGCTTCAGTAGCTATTATTCGATTAGGATATTCTTGGAGTGATTTAGAAGAAGGTGTACTTAAGACTATAAATATGGGTATGCAAGCTATTCTAATACTTATGATTATAGGAATGCTTATCGGATCATGGATTTTAAGCGGCGTTGTTCCTACTATGATTTACTATGGATTACAAATATTATCTCCAGGAATTTTCCTCGTAGCAACTGCAATAATTTGTGCTGTTGTTTCACTAGCTACTGGTTCTTCATGGACTACAGCTGGTACAGTTGGTATTGCTCTTCTAGGTGTAGGACAAGGTATGGGAATCCCAGCTCCAATAGTTGCTGGTGCTATCATATCTGGTGCATATTTTGGAGACAAAATGTCACCTCTATCAGATACTACCAACCTAGCTCCTGCTATGGCTGGTTCTACTCTATTTGACCATATTCGTCATATGGCATTTACAACTGGTCCATCTTTACTTATTGCACTTGTGCTTTATGGAATTATCGGTGCTGGTTATGCTGGAAAAGAGCTCGATACAGTTCAGATTCAAGAGATTCTAACTACATTATCATCATCATTTAATCTTAATGTTTTACTGCTTATCCCTCCAATACTTGTTATAGCGATGGTTATATTTAGAGTTCCAGCTATTCCTGGACTTATTGGTGGAGTTTTATTAGGTTGTATCTTTGCTGTGCTATTCCAAGGCGCAGACTTTAGCACTATCTTATCAGTAACTAACGACGGTTTCGTATCAGAAACTGGAGTAGTGTTAATAGATGAACTTTTAAGTGGTGGTGGTATGCAAAGTATGATGTGGACAGTTTCTCTTATCCTTTGTGCCCTTACTTTTGGTGGTATCCTAGAAACAACAGGTATGCTAAATGCAATAGCCCAAAGTATATTGAAACTTGCTGTTAATACTGGCCTATTGGTTACTGCTACAGTTCTTTCTTGTTTCACAGTTAACTTAATAACTGGAGAGCAGTATCTTTCAATAGTTATTCCTGGTAGAATGTTCAAAGACGCTTATGCTGACAGAGGATTAGCTCCTGTTAACCTTTCAAGAGCACTTGAAGACTCTGGAACTATAACATCTCCACTTATTCCATGGAATACATGCGGAGCTTTCATGACTGCAACATTAGGAATATCTCCACTTGCATATGCTCCATATGCATTCTTAAACTTAATAAATCCATTTATATCTATATTCTATGGATTCACTGGAATTACTATGATTAAAATGACTGAAGAAGAAAAAGCTGCTTACGAAGCTTCAAAAATTCACGCATAA
- a CDS encoding metal-dependent hydrolase: protein MKLTYLGHSAFIINTTKHNIIIDPFVKDNPLCKLELSELPKIHYILVTHGHSDHLGDTVEIAKRHNSKVICNFEIAQYLDKYNINYHAMHIGGRVALDFGKVKMTPAIHGSSITESTHIIYAGVACGFLIEIDGVKLYHAGDTALTYDMKLLEREAIDYAMLPIGGNFTMDLEDSLHALELIRPKKAIPMHYNTFNLIKEDPTKFKSPLCEVVIMNPNETLDI from the coding sequence ATGAAACTAACATATTTAGGTCATTCTGCCTTTATTATTAATACTACAAAGCACAATATAATAATAGATCCTTTCGTAAAGGATAATCCTTTGTGCAAGTTAGAGCTTTCAGAGCTTCCTAAAATTCACTATATTCTAGTTACTCATGGTCACTCTGATCATCTTGGGGATACTGTAGAAATTGCGAAACGTCACAATAGCAAAGTTATTTGTAATTTTGAAATAGCTCAGTATCTAGATAAATACAATATTAACTACCATGCTATGCATATCGGCGGAAGAGTAGCTTTAGATTTTGGAAAAGTAAAAATGACACCAGCTATTCATGGCTCATCAATAACTGAGAGTACTCATATAATCTACGCTGGTGTTGCCTGCGGATTTTTAATTGAGATTGATGGTGTTAAGCTTTACCATGCTGGAGATACAGCTTTAACCTATGATATGAAGCTCCTAGAAAGAGAAGCAATAGATTATGCTATGCTTCCAATAGGTGGGAACTTCACTATGGACTTAGAGGATTCTCTTCACGCCTTAGAACTAATTCGTCCTAAAAAAGCTATTCCCATGCATTACAACACTTTTAACCTTATAAAAGAAGATCCTACTAAGTTTAAAAGTCCTCTTTGCGAAGTAGTTATTATGAATCCCAACGAGACATTAGATATCTAA
- a CDS encoding AI-2E family transporter — protein sequence MLFKKDNLNIFFILLVAFLMYKIVDNHKYFLGQLAILWAILSPFFWAFATAYILNPLMVALEKLDNRITRPISLIIVYILFVGILTLAITIVTPVIVKNITEIIEKLPNYIDDTEKWISRQVLDYDLLEQLGINTYIFNNLDSIFNGAVDFLNLTLTGVVASIIGITSGVAKMLLGLVISVYLLADKEKFIRGIKKNLYAFMGREHADKTIDFGNEVNRIFTNFFVGKLIDSMIIGILCFIGLSLLKVRFALLLSIVVGIFNMIPYFGPFIGAVPAIVITLFYSPIQALWVTLFIFALQQFDGIILGPKILGDKVGVSPFYIILAIMIGGGFFGPMGMLMGVPVLKSFFVFWDKILVTLLKKKNIEAI from the coding sequence TTGCTTTTTAAGAAAGATAATTTAAATATATTTTTCATTTTGTTAGTAGCTTTTCTAATGTACAAAATAGTAGACAATCATAAGTATTTCTTAGGTCAGCTAGCTATACTTTGGGCTATACTATCACCTTTTTTTTGGGCATTTGCTACAGCTTATATCCTCAATCCCTTGATGGTAGCGCTTGAAAAGTTGGATAATCGAATAACAAGACCGATTTCTTTGATTATAGTTTACATCCTTTTTGTTGGGATTCTTACTTTAGCGATTACAATAGTAACGCCAGTTATTGTAAAAAATATTACAGAAATAATTGAAAAGCTTCCTAATTATATTGATGATACTGAAAAGTGGATAAGCAGGCAGGTGCTTGACTACGATTTACTTGAGCAACTTGGCATAAATACTTATATCTTTAATAACTTAGATTCCATATTTAATGGAGCTGTTGATTTTTTGAATTTAACTCTTACAGGAGTAGTAGCCAGTATTATTGGTATTACGTCTGGAGTTGCAAAAATGCTACTTGGCTTAGTGATTTCTGTATATCTGCTAGCTGACAAGGAAAAGTTTATAAGAGGAATAAAGAAGAACCTTTATGCTTTTATGGGAAGAGAACATGCAGATAAGACTATTGATTTTGGAAATGAAGTAAACCGTATATTTACTAATTTCTTTGTAGGAAAACTTATTGATTCTATGATAATTGGAATCTTATGTTTCATTGGGTTATCCTTATTAAAAGTAAGATTTGCTTTACTGCTTAGTATAGTTGTTGGAATCTTCAATATGATACCTTATTTTGGACCTTTTATTGGAGCGGTTCCAGCGATTGTTATAACCTTGTTCTATAGTCCAATCCAAGCTCTTTGGGTAACACTATTTATATTTGCTCTTCAGCAGTTTGATGGAATAATACTAGGACCTAAAATATTAGGAGATAAAGTTGGAGTTTCGCCATTTTATATTATTTTAGCCATTATGATAGGCGGAGGCTTTTTCGGACCCATGGGAATGCTTATGGGAGTTCCAGTACTGAAATCCTTCTTTGTATTTTGGGACAAAATTTTAGTTACATTACTAAAAAAGAAGAATATAGAAGCAATATAA
- a CDS encoding MGDG synthase family glycosyltransferase codes for MTRKVLILSASTGGGHNRAARAVQEEVEKLGLECKIVDSLKFVSKMVDTVISKGYETSALYTPKAYGGMYRISDTKVIRKGMDKNLLLKFITKRLWKLIQQEQPDYIVGTHPFPVMAVSKLKEYGYTVLPLYSIITDYTIHSAHIAKEVNAYIVADEYMKSLLEKEGVSSELVYPYGIPIEKRFLEAIDAPSTRKEFDLKDKFTLMLMGGSFGAGNIIDVLSDLLKIKEDIQIIIVCGRNSSLYSKVERYLQTNNKTKDILLLGFTDKMNALMSVSNCIVTKPGGLTTTECILKELPMIIPFFIPGQEKDNLDFLLNNGLAIKPTGTFPLDVVVKTLYDYPEKLERIKVSMRMEKKEGSAEKIASLFE; via the coding sequence ATGACTAGAAAAGTATTGATTCTTTCAGCATCTACAGGTGGAGGTCACAACCGTGCTGCCAGAGCTGTCCAAGAAGAAGTTGAAAAGCTGGGTCTAGAGTGTAAAATAGTAGATTCACTTAAATTTGTCAGCAAAATGGTAGATACTGTTATTTCAAAAGGCTATGAGACATCGGCTCTTTACACTCCAAAAGCCTATGGAGGCATGTATAGAATATCAGATACAAAAGTTATTCGTAAGGGAATGGATAAAAATCTACTGCTCAAATTTATAACTAAAAGACTTTGGAAATTAATTCAGCAGGAACAGCCTGACTATATCGTCGGAACTCATCCTTTTCCTGTTATGGCTGTATCTAAATTAAAGGAATATGGTTACACAGTGCTTCCTCTTTACTCTATCATAACTGATTACACTATTCATAGCGCTCATATTGCAAAAGAAGTAAATGCATATATAGTAGCTGATGAATATATGAAATCTCTGCTTGAAAAAGAAGGTGTTTCATCTGAACTAGTATATCCTTATGGAATACCTATAGAAAAAAGATTCCTAGAAGCCATAGATGCTCCATCCACTAGAAAAGAGTTTGATTTGAAGGATAAGTTCACGCTTATGCTCATGGGTGGCAGCTTTGGTGCTGGTAATATAATCGATGTGCTTTCTGATTTGTTAAAAATAAAAGAGGATATTCAGATTATAATTGTTTGTGGCAGAAACAGCAGCTTATACTCTAAGGTAGAGCGGTACCTTCAGACAAATAACAAAACCAAGGATATTTTACTTTTAGGCTTTACAGACAAAATGAACGCTCTAATGTCAGTAAGCAACTGCATAGTTACAAAGCCTGGTGGTCTTACAACTACAGAATGCATACTCAAAGAGCTTCCTATGATAATACCCTTTTTTATACCTGGACAGGAAAAAGACAATCTGGATTTTCTGCTTAACAATGGTCTAGCAATCAAACCAACTGGAACCTTTCCTCTAGATGTGGTTGTGAAAACTCTCTATGATTATCCCGAAAAGTTAGAGAGAATTAAAGTCTCAATGAGAATGGAAAAAAAGGAAGGGTCAGCCGAAAAAATAGCTTCATTATTTGAGTAG
- the pflB gene encoding formate C-acetyltransferase, with product MENWQGFNKGEWTEKVDVRNFIQLNYTPYTGDENFLSESTSKTKQLWNKAESMIKEEIQTGKVDIDTDRFSSIAGYEPGYLDKNNELVVGYQTDAPLKRIVNPYGGYRMVHDSLEAYGFEMNKELESSFNAFRKTHNQGVFDAYTDEMKAARSVGLLTGLPDAYGRGRIIGDYRRVALYGIDFLKAEKIKDRQNLKGHACATTIQLREDISEQIRALDDIKAMAAVYGYDISKPAKNAQEAVQFLYFGYLAAIKENNGAAMSLGRNTAFLDIYIERDMKAGILTEMQAQELMDQFVIKLRMVRHLRTPDYNDLFAGDPNWITESIGGMGEDNRTLVTKTAYRFLHTLTTLTPAPEPNMTVLWSENLPEAFKKYCSRMSIETGSIQYENDDIMKPIYGDDYAIACCVSAMRVGKEMQFFGARTNLGKALLYAINGGVDELKKAKNGRPIKLIEGINAITDDVLNYDEVKENLDKVMEYLAELYVDTMNTIHYMHDKYAYEKGQMALHDSKVHRYMAFGVAGISIVADSLSAIKYAKVKPIRDEHGIAIDFEIEGDFPKYGNDDDRVDQIAVDVVTKFSNELKKTPTYRDAEHTLSVLTITSNVVYGKKTGSTPDGRKAGEPFAPGANPMHGRDENGALASLNSVAKLPYCEVCQDGISNTFSIVPSALGKQESERINNLVGIMDGYFAQKAFHLNVNVLDRNLLIDAMENPDKYPTLTIRVSGYAVHFNRLTKEQKLEVINRTFHKSA from the coding sequence ATGGAAAATTGGCAAGGGTTTAACAAAGGAGAATGGACGGAAAAGGTAGATGTAAGAAACTTTATTCAGCTTAACTATACTCCATACACTGGAGATGAGAACTTTTTATCTGAATCAACATCAAAGACAAAGCAGCTTTGGAATAAAGCAGAATCAATGATTAAAGAAGAAATACAAACAGGCAAGGTTGACATAGATACTGATAGATTCTCAAGTATAGCTGGATACGAGCCAGGGTATCTCGATAAAAACAATGAGCTTGTAGTGGGATATCAAACTGATGCTCCTTTAAAAAGAATAGTGAATCCTTATGGTGGATATAGAATGGTACATGATTCATTAGAGGCTTATGGCTTCGAAATGAATAAAGAATTAGAAAGCTCATTCAATGCTTTTAGAAAAACACATAACCAAGGTGTATTCGATGCTTACACTGATGAAATGAAAGCTGCAAGAAGCGTTGGACTACTTACTGGACTTCCAGATGCTTATGGAAGAGGCCGTATCATCGGTGACTATAGAAGAGTAGCACTTTATGGAATAGATTTTCTAAAAGCAGAAAAAATCAAAGATAGACAAAATCTAAAAGGACATGCTTGCGCTACTACTATCCAGCTAAGAGAAGATATCTCTGAACAAATCAGAGCTTTAGATGATATCAAGGCTATGGCAGCAGTTTATGGCTACGATATTTCAAAACCTGCTAAAAATGCTCAAGAAGCAGTTCAGTTCTTATATTTTGGATACCTTGCAGCAATCAAAGAAAATAATGGAGCTGCTATGTCCCTAGGAAGAAACACAGCATTTTTAGATATTTATATAGAAAGAGATATGAAAGCTGGCATCTTAACAGAAATGCAGGCTCAAGAATTAATGGACCAATTTGTAATAAAGCTAAGAATGGTAAGACATCTACGTACTCCTGACTATAACGATTTATTTGCTGGAGATCCTAACTGGATAACAGAATCAATCGGTGGAATGGGAGAAGACAATAGAACTCTAGTTACTAAAACTGCTTACAGATTCCTTCACACTCTTACTACATTAACTCCTGCTCCAGAGCCAAATATGACAGTGCTTTGGTCAGAAAATCTTCCAGAGGCTTTCAAAAAATATTGCTCAAGAATGTCAATCGAAACAGGTTCTATTCAGTACGAAAACGACGATATCATGAAGCCTATCTATGGAGATGACTATGCAATAGCTTGCTGCGTGTCTGCCATGAGAGTAGGAAAAGAAATGCAGTTCTTTGGAGCTAGAACTAATCTAGGAAAAGCTCTTTTATATGCTATAAATGGTGGAGTAGATGAGCTTAAAAAAGCTAAAAACGGTCGTCCAATCAAGCTGATAGAAGGTATTAATGCAATTACAGACGATGTACTAAACTATGATGAAGTAAAAGAAAACCTAGATAAAGTAATGGAATACCTAGCCGAGCTTTATGTAGATACAATGAATACTATCCATTATATGCATGACAAATATGCTTATGAAAAAGGCCAAATGGCTCTTCATGACAGCAAGGTGCATAGATATATGGCCTTTGGCGTTGCTGGAATTTCAATCGTTGCTGACTCTTTAAGCGCTATCAAATACGCTAAAGTTAAGCCTATCAGAGATGAGCACGGAATTGCAATAGATTTTGAAATCGAAGGCGATTTCCCTAAATACGGAAATGATGATGATAGAGTAGACCAAATAGCTGTAGATGTAGTTACAAAATTCAGTAATGAGCTAAAGAAAACTCCAACTTACAGAGATGCTGAGCATACCTTATCAGTGCTTACTATAACTTCAAATGTAGTATATGGAAAGAAAACAGGCTCTACTCCAGACGGACGTAAAGCTGGAGAGCCATTTGCTCCAGGAGCAAACCCAATGCACGGAAGAGATGAAAACGGGGCTCTTGCATCACTTAACTCTGTTGCAAAATTGCCTTACTGCGAAGTATGCCAAGACGGTATTTCAAATACTTTCTCAATAGTTCCTTCAGCACTTGGAAAACAAGAATCTGAAAGAATAAACAATCTAGTTGGAATTATGGATGGATATTTTGCACAAAAAGCCTTCCACTTAAATGTAAACGTACTAGACAGAAACTTATTAATAGATGCTATGGAAAATCCAGATAAATACCCTACTCTTACAATTCGTGTATCTGGATATGCCGTGCACTTTAACAGACTTACTAAAGAGCAAAAGCTTGAGGTTATTAACAGAACTTTCCACAAGAGTGCTTAA